In a single window of the Phaeobacter sp. G2 genome:
- a CDS encoding undecaprenyl-diphosphate phosphatase: MPFLQLVLVALIQGITEFLPVSSSGHLILLPGLTGYSDQGQVIDVAVHLGTLAAVVIFFWRDVRMGLVGLTRLACGRADTEGARLALGLIIATIPTVLFGAFLHFSGLSDALRSPAVIGWTMLVFGIVLYIADQKGREQKIASDWGIRDALIMGLWQMIALIPGTSRSGITITGARQLGYKREDGARIAMLMSIPTIIASGVLLGTEVALEANMALIRDAGIAALLAMLSALAALSLMMRLLRSVSFTPYVIYRVILGLVLLGYAYGA, from the coding sequence ATGCCATTTTTACAGCTTGTACTTGTCGCGCTGATCCAGGGGATTACCGAATTTCTCCCGGTTTCCTCCTCCGGCCACCTGATTCTCCTGCCTGGATTGACCGGCTATTCAGATCAGGGCCAGGTGATCGATGTCGCCGTCCACCTCGGCACTCTGGCGGCGGTGGTGATCTTTTTTTGGCGCGATGTGCGCATGGGTCTGGTTGGACTGACCCGCCTTGCCTGCGGGCGGGCCGATACCGAAGGGGCCCGGCTGGCCCTGGGATTGATCATCGCCACCATCCCCACGGTACTGTTTGGTGCTTTCCTGCATTTTTCCGGTCTCAGCGACGCGCTGCGTTCACCAGCGGTGATTGGCTGGACAATGCTGGTCTTTGGCATCGTGCTGTATATCGCCGATCAAAAAGGCCGCGAGCAAAAGATCGCCAGTGACTGGGGAATACGGGATGCGCTGATCATGGGGCTTTGGCAGATGATCGCGCTCATCCCAGGCACCTCGCGCTCTGGTATAACCATCACCGGTGCGCGTCAGCTGGGCTACAAACGTGAAGATGGCGCCCGCATCGCCATGCTGATGTCAATTCCCACCATTATCGCCTCGGGCGTGCTGCTGGGCACAGAAGTGGCGCTAGAGGCCAATATGGCGCTGATCCGCGACGCGGGCATTGCAGCGCTTCTGGCGATGCTCTCGGCGCTGGCAGCGCTGAGCCTGATGATGCGGCTGCTGCGCTCGGTCAGCTTTACCCCCTATGTCATCTACCGGGTGATTCTGGGCCTGGTTCTGCTCGGCTATGCTTACGGAGCCTAG
- a CDS encoding complex I NDUFA9 subunit family protein: protein MSKLVTIYGGSGFVGRYIARRMAKEGWRVRVAVRRPNEAMHVKPYGVPGQVEPVLCNIRDDASVAAAMQGADAVVNCVGVLNAHGKNSFEAVQVDGAARVARIAHDQDIGQLVHVSALGADAEGDSDYARTKAQGEEAVRSHFPNAVILRPSVIFGTEDEFFNRFAGMASLSPILPIAKGKTLFQPVYVDDVARAAVKGILGEAAPGTYELGGPEVKSFAALMRQMCDVILRRRVIVSLPGFAVWPLAFGFDMLQAISLQLIENKVLSRDQLKTLGTDNVVSEGARGFADLGITPERMGPILPSYLWKFRPSGQYDEMTASARNLKGDA, encoded by the coding sequence ATGTCCAAACTGGTCACGATTTATGGCGGGTCTGGTTTTGTCGGCCGCTATATCGCGCGCCGCATGGCAAAAGAGGGCTGGCGGGTACGGGTTGCCGTACGCAGACCCAATGAAGCCATGCATGTCAAACCCTACGGCGTGCCGGGCCAGGTTGAGCCGGTTCTGTGTAACATCCGTGACGATGCCTCTGTGGCTGCGGCGATGCAGGGGGCGGATGCAGTGGTAAACTGCGTTGGTGTTCTCAATGCCCATGGCAAAAACAGCTTTGAAGCGGTGCAGGTTGACGGTGCTGCGCGGGTGGCGCGGATTGCCCATGACCAAGACATTGGTCAGCTGGTACATGTCTCGGCGCTGGGGGCGGATGCAGAAGGCGACAGCGACTATGCCCGCACCAAGGCGCAGGGCGAAGAGGCTGTCCGCAGCCACTTCCCCAATGCAGTGATCCTGCGCCCTTCGGTTATCTTTGGCACCGAAGATGAATTTTTCAATCGCTTTGCAGGCATGGCGAGCCTGTCGCCGATCCTGCCGATTGCCAAGGGCAAGACCCTGTTCCAGCCGGTCTATGTCGACGATGTGGCCCGCGCTGCAGTCAAGGGGATCCTGGGGGAAGCCGCGCCCGGCACCTATGAATTGGGCGGCCCAGAGGTAAAGAGCTTTGCCGCGCTGATGCGTCAGATGTGTGATGTGATCCTGCGGCGTCGTGTGATTGTCTCGCTGCCTGGTTTTGCGGTCTGGCCGCTGGCCTTTGGCTTTGACATGCTGCAAGCGATTAGTCTGCAACTGATCGAAAACAAAGTTCTGAGCCGGGATCAGCTGAAAACCCTGGGCACTGACAATGTGGTTTCTGAGGGCGCCAGGGGCTTTGCCGATCTGGGGATCACGCCAGAACGGATGGGGCCGATCCTGCCCAGCTATCTGTGGAAGTTCCGTCCCTCGGGTCAGTATGATGAGATGACCGCCTCGGCGCGCAACTTAAAGGGCGATGCCTGA
- a CDS encoding globin yields MEANACKTLVLRSLESDRMDLDTFIPAFYQRFFEVCPEARAIFPTDTARLEAKILASLTHLAEALESTERLDGILIKLGNMHRKMEISDAHFGQFISSFTSTLAAILGSEWSQDTEEAWTQFLRFVAKRMSFFAASEPAGEVF; encoded by the coding sequence ATGGAAGCCAACGCCTGCAAAACTCTGGTGCTTCGCAGCCTTGAAAGTGATCGAATGGACCTCGACACTTTCATCCCTGCTTTTTATCAGCGCTTCTTTGAGGTTTGCCCCGAGGCCCGCGCCATTTTCCCAACCGACACTGCACGACTTGAGGCAAAGATACTCGCTTCTCTGACCCATCTGGCCGAAGCCCTGGAGAGTACCGAGAGACTGGATGGCATTCTCATCAAGCTGGGTAATATGCATCGCAAAATGGAAATTTCCGATGCGCATTTTGGCCAATTCATTTCCAGCTTCACCAGCACGCTTGCCGCGATCCTGGGGTCCGAGTGGAGCCAGGATACCGAAGAAGCCTGGACACAATTTCTAAGATTTGTCGCCAAAAGAATGAGCTTCTTTGCAGCCTCAGAACCTGCAGGCGAAGTGTTCTGA
- a CDS encoding ribonuclease D — protein sequence MANHLYQNDLPDDLQLGPVVAIDCETMGLNPHRDRLCVIQLSDGDGNAHIVQVAKGQTEAPNLCAMLEDPDTLKLFHFGRFDIAAMYHAFGALTAPVYCTKIASRLVRTYTDRHGLKNLTHELIGVDISKQQQMSDWGAKVLSDAQLDYAASDVLYLHRLREALNKRLEREGRMEMAQACFDFLPMRAKLDLAGWPETDIFAHS from the coding sequence TTGGCCAATCACCTGTATCAAAACGACCTGCCCGATGATCTACAACTCGGCCCGGTGGTGGCGATTGACTGCGAAACCATGGGGTTGAACCCTCATCGAGATCGGCTCTGCGTCATTCAATTGTCAGACGGCGATGGCAATGCCCATATTGTGCAGGTTGCCAAAGGGCAAACCGAGGCGCCCAATCTATGCGCCATGCTGGAAGACCCAGACACGCTCAAGCTGTTCCACTTTGGCCGCTTTGACATTGCCGCCATGTATCATGCCTTTGGCGCCCTTACCGCGCCGGTCTATTGCACCAAGATCGCAAGCCGCCTGGTGCGCACCTATACGGATCGCCATGGGTTGAAGAACCTGACCCATGAGCTGATCGGTGTGGATATCTCCAAACAGCAACAGATGAGTGACTGGGGCGCAAAGGTGTTGTCGGATGCGCAGTTGGACTACGCGGCCTCGGATGTGTTGTACCTGCATCGCCTGCGCGAAGCCCTGAACAAGAGGCTGGAACGCGAAGGACGCATGGAAATGGCCCAGGCTTGTTTTGACTTTTTGCCGATGCGTGCCAAACTTGACCTGGCCGGTTGGCCCGAAACAGATATTTTTGCGCACTCATGA
- a CDS encoding KpsF/GutQ family sugar-phosphate isomerase, whose translation MTASEKLLATARQVATDEARALEALADSFDERFVEAANLVLAATGRIIISGIGKSGHIGRKIAATLASTGTPAYFVHPAEASHGDLGMLSKGDVVIAISNSGEAPELANLLAFTRRFDIPLIGLSSKPDSTLMTQADVQLQIPAMGEACGYGIVPSNSTTLTLAMGDALAIAIMKHRDFRPENFRDFHPGGKLGAQLSKVSDLMHGGDALPVVAAATPMSDALIEISQKGFGVSGVTDAEGNLLGIITDGDLRRHMDGLLQKQADAVMTKDPTTIAPEALAAEAVAIMNQRKITCLFVVDPAKGHRAEGLLHIHDCLRAGLG comes from the coding sequence ATGACCGCTTCTGAAAAACTCCTCGCCACCGCCCGTCAGGTGGCCACAGACGAGGCCCGCGCCCTGGAGGCCCTGGCCGATAGCTTTGATGAGCGCTTTGTTGAAGCCGCCAATCTGGTTCTGGCGGCAACCGGGCGTATCATCATCAGCGGCATTGGCAAATCCGGCCATATCGGACGCAAGATTGCGGCCACCCTGGCCAGCACCGGCACCCCTGCCTATTTTGTTCATCCCGCCGAGGCCAGCCATGGCGACCTGGGCATGTTGTCCAAGGGCGATGTGGTGATCGCGATCTCCAACTCCGGCGAAGCGCCGGAACTGGCAAACCTGCTGGCCTTTACCCGCCGGTTCGATATCCCGCTGATCGGCCTCTCCAGCAAACCCGACAGCACCCTGATGACCCAAGCCGATGTGCAGCTGCAGATCCCCGCCATGGGCGAGGCCTGTGGCTATGGAATTGTGCCGTCGAATTCGACCACATTGACCCTGGCCATGGGCGACGCCCTGGCCATTGCCATTATGAAACACCGCGACTTTCGCCCCGAGAATTTTCGCGACTTCCACCCCGGCGGCAAACTTGGCGCCCAGCTCAGCAAGGTCTCCGACCTGATGCACGGCGGTGACGCCCTGCCAGTTGTGGCCGCTGCGACGCCAATGTCAGACGCCCTGATCGAGATCAGCCAAAAGGGATTTGGCGTTTCTGGCGTGACCGATGCGGAGGGCAATCTGCTGGGCATTATCACCGACGGTGACCTGCGGCGCCATATGGACGGACTGCTGCAAAAACAGGCCGACGCTGTTATGACCAAAGACCCAACAACCATTGCGCCGGAGGCCCTTGCGGCGGAGGCCGTGGCCATCATGAACCAGCGCAAAATCACCTGCCTGTTTGTGGTGGATCCAGCCAAGGGACACCGCGCCGAGGGGCTGTTGCACATCCATGACTGTCTGCGCGCTGGTCTCGGATAG
- a CDS encoding LptA/OstA family protein: MTHLRALFIVLISTLWFTLPATAQNVAFGAVKADPSLPVEVTSDNLAVNQADGSAEFTGSVLIVQGVMRLAGDRVLVIYKTDADGKRAIERLEATGNVILVSGPDAAEAQRAEYTIDSGTIVMSGNVLLNQSAGTLASQRMVVNLTTGTASMSGRVKTILNPSSGTSENN, from the coding sequence GTGACTCATTTGCGTGCCCTCTTCATTGTCCTGATCTCCACGCTGTGGTTTACCCTGCCCGCAACCGCGCAGAATGTGGCCTTTGGTGCGGTCAAGGCAGACCCTTCATTACCGGTTGAGGTCACCTCCGATAACCTGGCCGTCAACCAGGCTGATGGCTCGGCTGAATTCACTGGCAGCGTGTTGATTGTACAGGGGGTAATGCGGCTGGCGGGCGATCGGGTGCTGGTGATTTACAAAACCGACGCCGATGGCAAGCGCGCCATCGAACGGCTCGAAGCCACCGGAAACGTCATCTTGGTGAGCGGCCCGGATGCCGCAGAAGCCCAGCGGGCAGAATACACCATCGACTCAGGCACCATCGTCATGAGCGGAAATGTCCTGCTGAACCAAAGCGCGGGTACTCTGGCGTCACAGCGGATGGTGGTCAACCTCACCACCGGGACCGCCAGCATGTCCGGGCGGGTCAAAACCATCCTGAACCCAAGCTCAGGTACGAGCGAAAACAACTGA
- the lptB gene encoding LPS export ABC transporter ATP-binding protein, with amino-acid sequence MSPAPDLTLTEGSSGLHIEKIRKSYSKKVVIRDVSISLDRGEVVALLGPNGSGKTTSFYAIAGLIFPEAGTVTIDGQNVTSLPMYRRARLGIGYLPQEMSIFRGLSVEDNIMAVLDIAVKHSHRRRERLEELLSDFSIEHLRRAPALALSGGERRRVEIARCLAADPKYLLLDEPFAGVDPISVGDIRHLVADLKKRGIGVLITDHNVRETLEIVDRAYILHDGQVLMSGSPAEVVENENVRRVYLGDNFRIS; translated from the coding sequence ATGTCCCCAGCTCCTGATCTCACACTGACCGAAGGCTCTTCGGGTCTGCATATCGAAAAGATACGCAAAAGCTACAGCAAGAAAGTCGTCATCCGCGACGTCTCGATCTCCTTGGATCGCGGTGAGGTGGTGGCGCTGTTGGGGCCAAACGGGTCTGGTAAAACCACCAGCTTTTACGCCATTGCCGGGCTGATTTTCCCAGAGGCCGGCACCGTCACCATTGACGGGCAAAATGTCACCTCACTGCCGATGTATCGACGCGCCCGGCTGGGCATTGGCTATCTGCCGCAGGAGATGTCGATCTTTCGCGGCCTTTCAGTCGAAGACAACATCATGGCGGTGCTGGACATTGCGGTAAAACACAGCCACCGCCGCCGCGAACGCCTGGAAGAGCTGCTGTCGGATTTTTCTATCGAGCACCTGCGCCGTGCGCCTGCATTGGCGCTGTCGGGCGGTGAACGTCGCCGGGTTGAAATCGCCCGCTGTCTGGCGGCCGATCCAAAATACCTGTTGCTGGATGAGCCCTTTGCCGGTGTGGACCCTATTTCGGTTGGCGATATCCGCCATCTGGTTGCGGATCTGAAGAAGCGCGGAATTGGCGTTTTGATCACCGACCACAATGTGCGCGAGACACTGGAAATCGTGGACCGCGCCTATATCCTGCATGACGGTCAGGTTCTGATGTCCGGCAGCCCTGCCGAAGTTGTCGAGAATGAGAACGTGCGCCGCGTCTATCTGGGCGACAATTTTCGCATATCTTAA
- the raiA gene encoding ribosome-associated translation inhibitor RaiA: protein MRYKITGKQIDIGEALQTHVQTELGTVVSKYAERPTDANVVFSKSAHEYVCEATIHLSTGLTAQAKAHATEIYSAFEACCEKMEKQLRRYKRRLKDHHRDRSEPVEILGGSSYILASDNAETVAEPETLQPIIVAEMETRIQSLSVGEAVMQMELAGAPVLVFRNESKNGVNVVYRREDGNIGWIDPTA from the coding sequence ATGCGTTACAAAATCACCGGTAAACAGATCGACATTGGCGAAGCCCTGCAGACCCATGTTCAGACCGAGCTGGGGACTGTCGTCTCGAAATATGCAGAACGCCCAACAGACGCAAATGTCGTCTTTTCCAAGTCTGCACATGAATATGTTTGCGAAGCCACTATCCACCTTTCAACCGGTCTGACCGCGCAGGCAAAGGCGCATGCCACTGAAATTTATTCAGCTTTTGAGGCCTGCTGCGAAAAGATGGAAAAACAGCTGCGCCGCTACAAGCGCCGATTGAAAGATCACCATCGCGATCGCAGCGAACCGGTTGAAATTCTCGGCGGCAGCTCGTATATCCTCGCCTCTGATAACGCGGAAACCGTAGCCGAACCTGAAACGCTGCAGCCAATCATCGTTGCCGAGATGGAGACCAGGATTCAATCCCTCTCTGTTGGTGAAGCCGTGATGCAGATGGAGCTTGCAGGCGCCCCGGTGCTGGTGTTCCGCAATGAAAGCAAAAACGGGGTGAACGTGGTATATCGCCGGGAAGATGGCAACATTGGTTGGATCGACCCAACGGCATAG